A genome region from candidate division WOR-3 bacterium includes the following:
- a CDS encoding ABC transporter substrate-binding protein produces MTKVLTVIIVILAAVLVGIILYPQLQENRPLTLKFACDSSAISLPFLIAVDDTLFQKNRIIPELVYYSDPEKALAGLFAGETDIGVFPWSTVFKYLNNNKETLKVFLAVEFRPALPVDVLAKAKKSKIKTILDLKGKRIGYPPIMRDYLPYLLTAAGLKVTDVKLTEASLTTLTAKLNAGELDAAWLVEPAVCPLDLAKFDTISSITTRYITSPFPACAIGFSPDFLKKTSRAQRTRLKIALDMAVDRIDSKPEEAKLTLGNYFPYCQTSCGFCRLPQFQRLVEINRPAVQLLATRLLNSGIITDTIDTKGLFVEPSLMMR; encoded by the coding sequence ATGACGAAAGTTTTAACAGTTATCATCGTCATTTTAGCCGCGGTCCTGGTGGGCATCATCCTTTACCCGCAATTACAGGAGAACCGACCGCTCACCCTTAAATTCGCCTGCGACAGTTCGGCAATAAGCCTGCCTTTTCTCATTGCCGTTGATGACACCCTCTTTCAAAAGAACCGCATCATTCCAGAACTGGTTTACTACTCTGACCCGGAAAAGGCTCTTGCCGGACTCTTTGCCGGTGAAACCGACATCGGCGTATTCCCCTGGAGCACGGTCTTCAAATACTTAAATAACAACAAAGAGACGCTCAAGGTATTTCTGGCGGTTGAGTTCCGACCCGCCCTGCCGGTTGATGTGCTGGCAAAAGCAAAAAAGAGCAAAATCAAAACCATCTTGGACCTAAAAGGCAAAAGGATCGGCTATCCGCCAATAATGCGTGACTATCTCCCTTATCTCTTAACCGCTGCCGGCCTCAAAGTAACTGATGTCAAACTGACCGAGGCTTCACTCACCACTCTAACCGCCAAACTGAATGCCGGCGAACTTGATGCCGCCTGGCTTGTTGAACCGGCGGTGTGCCCATTAGATTTGGCGAAATTTGACACCATAAGTTCCATCACCACCCGCTACATTACCAGCCCCTTCCCCGCGTGTGCAATTGGCTTCAGCCCTGATTTTTTAAAAAAGACCAGCCGTGCCCAGCGCACCCGCCTAAAGATTGCCCTTGACATGGCGGTTGACCGCATTGACAGCAAACCTGAGGAGGCAAAATTGACTTTAGGGAATTACTTCCCTTATTGTCAAACTTCCTGCGGCTTCTGCCGTTTGCCCCAGTTCCAGCGCCTCGTTGAAATTAACCGACCCGCGGTTCAGCTCCTTGCCACCCGGTTGCTTAACAGTGGCATCATAACCGATACCATTGATACGAAAGGGCTGTTTGTGGAACCATCGCTAATGATGCGCTAA
- the hprK gene encoding HPr(Ser) kinase/phosphatase — protein sequence MGTLFEEKKEEWQLELIAGKGGLENHYVVTSDINRPGMALARFTGVFLRERIQIVGSTELSYLNTLSKEQYADAVRTFLELNPVAVIITKNLPVAEPWVTEANRIQVPVLRTPLDTTYFIHRLSAFLDYRLAPETYIHGDLVDVFGVGLLITGESGIGKSECALDLVDRGHRLVADDLVRVLRRGTGILMGYSAAKSPALAHHIEVRGVGIVDVYSLYGVRAIRVQKRIEVEVRLIPWKSGVECERAGIDEQFSEILGVKIPLVTIPVVPGKNLALVHEVIAKNHILKVFGYYPAQRFNEELIRLMARSPIDPYLTDDQE from the coding sequence GTGGGCACGCTATTTGAGGAGAAAAAAGAGGAGTGGCAACTGGAATTGATTGCCGGTAAGGGGGGACTGGAAAACCATTATGTTGTTACCTCAGACATCAACCGACCCGGCATGGCGCTTGCCCGTTTCACCGGGGTTTTCCTCCGGGAACGCATCCAGATTGTTGGTAGTACTGAACTATCATACCTCAATACACTGTCAAAAGAGCAGTATGCTGATGCGGTCCGGACATTTCTTGAACTCAACCCGGTGGCAGTAATAATCACCAAGAACCTCCCTGTAGCTGAACCCTGGGTTACTGAGGCAAACCGAATCCAAGTGCCGGTTCTCCGGACCCCACTTGATACCACTTACTTTATCCATCGCTTGAGTGCTTTTCTTGACTATCGCCTTGCGCCCGAAACCTATATCCATGGTGACCTTGTGGATGTATTCGGTGTCGGTCTTTTGATAACTGGGGAATCTGGTATCGGGAAGAGCGAGTGCGCCCTTGACCTTGTTGACCGCGGTCATCGCCTTGTTGCCGATGACCTTGTCCGGGTCCTGCGCCGGGGAACTGGGATTCTTATGGGTTATTCGGCTGCAAAATCACCCGCACTTGCCCATCATATTGAAGTCCGGGGTGTGGGCATTGTTGACGTCTATAGCCTTTACGGTGTCAGAGCAATCAGAGTTCAGAAAAGAATCGAAGTGGAAGTAAGGTTAATCCCCTGGAAAAGCGGTGTGGAATGCGAGCGGGCGGGAATTGATGAACAGTTTTCTGAGATCCTAGGCGTCAAAATCCCCCTGGTGACCATCCCGGTTGTCCCGGGCAAAAACCTCGCCCTCGTTCATGAGGTGATTGCCAAGAATCACATCCTCAAAGTATTCGGCTACTATCCTGCCCAGCGCTTTAATGAGGAATTAATCCGGCTTATGGCCAGGTCTCCTATCGACCCCTATCTTACCGACGATCAAGAATAA
- a CDS encoding acetyl-CoA C-acyltransferase yields the protein AQVLADGKELGWNWDRVNVNGGAIALGHPIGCSGARILVTLIYALKARNLKKGLAAICLGGGEATAMSIEMV from the coding sequence CCGCCCAGGTGCTTGCTGATGGCAAGGAACTCGGCTGGAACTGGGACAGGGTCAATGTCAATGGCGGTGCGATTGCTTTGGGGCACCCGATTGGCTGCTCCGGCGCAAGAATCCTTGTTACCCTTATCTATGCCCTCAAGGCGCGCAATCTGAAAAAGGGCTTAGCCGCCATCTGTTTGGGTGGTGGTGAAGCGACCGCAATGAGCATTGAAATGGTTTAG
- the tsaE gene encoding tRNA (adenosine(37)-N6)-threonylcarbamoyltransferase complex ATPase subunit type 1 TsaE, producing MVFETTSEQATILLGERLAKFLKPGAVVAFYGELGSGKTTMIKGFARGLGVKDTVKSPSFVIITEYEGKFPVYHIDLYRIRSQEEFIEIGLDSYLRGDGVCLIEWAERAENLLPENSIRIYLALVPGGRRIEITGLQPDLIQELKKLS from the coding sequence TTGGTCTTTGAAACAACAAGCGAGCAGGCAACCATCCTTTTGGGTGAAAGGCTGGCAAAATTTTTAAAACCAGGTGCGGTTGTTGCCTTTTACGGCGAACTGGGTTCAGGCAAGACCACAATGATTAAAGGGTTTGCGCGTGGTCTTGGTGTCAAGGACACGGTCAAAAGCCCATCCTTTGTCATCATCACCGAATACGAGGGCAAATTCCCGGTCTATCACATTGACCTTTACCGCATCCGCTCCCAGGAGGAGTTCATTGAGATTGGGCTTGACTCCTATCTGCGCGGTGATGGGGTCTGCCTGATTGAATGGGCAGAAAGGGCAGAAAACCTCCTGCCGGAAAATAGCATCCGGATTTACCTTGCGCTTGTGCCCGGAGGCAGAAGGATTGAAATCACAGGCTTACAACCTGACCTTATTCAGGAACTCAAGAAGCTCAGTTAA
- the mfd gene encoding transcription-repair coupling factor yields MEVICQQFVLDKNLDSLLTALKCSGSVTVNSLPLPVQTLLAGWLAKSLKRLVVLIPGEGNQAQVCFQDGRGLYPEVPFLLFARESLAFWESLKARENSPVVIVAARSDLEAPAPVWQGDQAQLSLHSGEEVLRERLITWLEENGYERVDLVTEAGEYATRGGIVDIFPEDKELPLRVEFFDNSVVSLREFEPLSQRSKQVVNEVKIFSRRPPESTGMAAIELLPKEAVFIGLGDGGYGNFIVKFTSDEPEITLDYQPAPAYLGNFKLLRAEIEGSERNYTVVAVSEHHRHRLESLLGEKPDYVVGGLSGGFVSETRRWVVLTEREIYGTPVVGMARRRFKGVPVDNLISLRPGDYVVHIDYGVGVFAGTKRLEHSGVEKDYLVLQYAGKDRVYVPVENLGLIDRYIGDTKEAPKLDRLGSRSWLWAKAKAARASAEYAEELIETYARRAVMRQEPLPAEPRWLAELEASFPYQETPDQLQALREVQEDLIRGVPMDRLICGDVGFGKTEIALRAAFQVATNCKQVALLAPTTVLCYQHYTNFQRRLERFPLRVEMLSRFVSLERQKEIISGLRAGTVDIVIGTHVLLSPKVAFKNLGLLIIDEEQRFGVRQKEQIRRLRADVNVLSLSATPIPRTLYMALAGIKDISAIHTPPPGRREILTEVAEWDDGLIQSYVYRELNRKGQVFFVHNEIKSLGEMERRLRRILPDVEMVVAHGRVASRRLAEIYLDFAAGRYQLLLSTAIVESGIDLPNVNTIIVSQAERFGLADLHQLRGRVGRSQEQAYALFLVSDRKGMSAEARKRLSAILAYSQLGAGYRLALRDMEIRGVGNLLGTEQHGHIARVGFNLYTQMLKEAIVRLKGEEAPIEPKLKLEISAFIPKGYIGDSFQRIAIYKRLLGVEREEELEELRAELKDRFGSYPAVVENLFQMALVRLRCRQKGVLEVSLKGGRATVVTPEQTFSLEGGLTELLEFLNKVRL; encoded by the coding sequence ATGGAAGTCATCTGTCAGCAGTTTGTTCTTGATAAAAACCTTGATTCCCTTTTAACTGCCCTGAAGTGCAGCGGTAGTGTTACTGTTAATTCGCTGCCGCTACCAGTGCAGACATTGCTTGCCGGCTGGCTGGCAAAAAGTCTGAAGAGGTTGGTGGTTTTAATTCCAGGCGAAGGTAACCAAGCGCAGGTCTGCTTTCAAGACGGCAGGGGGCTTTACCCGGAGGTTCCTTTCCTTTTGTTTGCCCGGGAGTCCTTGGCTTTCTGGGAGAGTCTCAAGGCAAGGGAAAATTCACCGGTGGTGATTGTTGCCGCAAGGTCGGATTTGGAAGCCCCAGCACCAGTCTGGCAAGGTGACCAGGCGCAGTTATCGCTGCACTCAGGGGAAGAGGTGCTTAGGGAGCGGTTGATAACCTGGCTTGAAGAAAATGGTTATGAGCGGGTTGACCTTGTTACCGAAGCCGGTGAATATGCAACCCGGGGGGGAATCGTTGACATTTTTCCAGAGGATAAGGAGCTGCCGCTGCGGGTGGAGTTTTTTGACAATTCGGTGGTTTCGCTGCGGGAGTTTGAACCGTTGAGTCAGCGTTCAAAGCAGGTGGTGAACGAGGTCAAGATATTTAGCCGGCGCCCACCAGAGTCAACCGGGATGGCGGCGATAGAACTCCTACCAAAAGAGGCGGTGTTTATCGGTTTGGGTGATGGCGGCTATGGCAATTTCATTGTCAAGTTTACCAGTGATGAGCCAGAGATAACCCTTGATTACCAGCCCGCACCGGCTTATCTGGGCAACTTCAAATTACTTCGCGCTGAGATTGAGGGGTCGGAACGAAATTATACTGTTGTGGCGGTATCCGAGCATCACCGGCATCGTTTGGAGAGTTTGCTGGGTGAGAAACCGGATTATGTTGTTGGCGGTCTCAGTGGTGGTTTTGTCAGCGAGACTCGCAGGTGGGTGGTGCTGACTGAAAGGGAGATTTATGGAACCCCGGTTGTCGGTATGGCTCGGCGCAGGTTCAAGGGTGTGCCGGTTGACAATCTCATCTCCCTGCGTCCGGGTGATTATGTGGTTCACATTGATTACGGGGTCGGGGTATTTGCCGGGACAAAGCGGCTCGAGCACAGTGGGGTGGAAAAGGATTATCTCGTCCTGCAATATGCAGGAAAGGACCGGGTTTATGTCCCGGTGGAAAACCTTGGGCTGATTGACCGTTATATCGGCGATACCAAGGAGGCACCAAAACTTGACCGTTTGGGTAGCAGGTCCTGGCTCTGGGCAAAGGCAAAGGCGGCACGGGCAAGCGCGGAATATGCCGAGGAGTTGATTGAAACCTATGCCCGCAGGGCAGTCATGCGCCAGGAACCGCTACCGGCAGAGCCGCGGTGGCTCGCCGAGCTGGAGGCGTCTTTTCCTTATCAGGAGACCCCGGATCAGTTACAGGCGCTTAGAGAGGTGCAGGAGGATTTGATTCGGGGCGTGCCGATGGATAGGTTGATATGTGGCGATGTTGGTTTTGGCAAGACCGAGATTGCCCTGCGCGCGGCATTTCAGGTGGCGACAAACTGCAAACAGGTGGCGCTTTTGGCGCCAACGACTGTGCTCTGTTATCAACATTATACCAATTTCCAACGCCGGCTGGAGAGATTTCCTTTGCGGGTGGAGATGCTGTCACGGTTTGTTTCTCTGGAAAGACAAAAGGAAATCATCTCCGGTCTGCGTGCGGGAACGGTGGATATTGTTATCGGCACCCATGTTCTATTGAGCCCCAAGGTGGCTTTCAAAAACTTAGGGCTGTTAATCATTGATGAGGAGCAGCGATTCGGTGTGCGCCAGAAGGAGCAGATTCGCCGGCTCAGGGCAGATGTCAATGTCTTGAGTTTGAGTGCAACCCCGATTCCCCGGACGCTCTATATGGCACTTGCCGGTATCAAGGACATTTCAGCAATTCACACCCCCCCACCGGGCAGAAGAGAGATTCTGACCGAGGTTGCGGAATGGGATGATGGTCTGATTCAGAGTTATGTTTACCGGGAGTTGAATCGTAAGGGTCAGGTCTTTTTTGTCCACAATGAGATTAAGAGTCTTGGCGAGATGGAAAGGCGGCTACGGAGGATTCTGCCGGATGTGGAGATGGTGGTTGCACATGGAAGAGTGGCAAGCCGGCGGCTGGCAGAAATCTATCTTGATTTTGCTGCGGGGAGGTATCAGTTGCTTTTGTCAACGGCAATAGTGGAATCTGGTATTGACCTGCCCAATGTCAACACCATTATTGTCAGCCAGGCAGAGCGATTCGGGCTGGCGGATTTGCATCAGTTGCGGGGTCGGGTTGGACGCTCGCAGGAGCAGGCTTACGCACTCTTTCTGGTCTCTGACAGAAAGGGGATGAGTGCTGAGGCACGCAAGCGGCTTTCCGCAATTCTCGCTTATTCGCAATTGGGTGCGGGCTATCGCCTGGCGCTGCGCGATATGGAGATCCGCGGTGTCGGCAATCTTTTGGGAACCGAGCAGCACGGTCATATTGCCCGGGTTGGGTTTAACCTTTACACCCAGATGCTGAAGGAGGCGATTGTCCGTCTCAAGGGTGAGGAGGCACCAATTGAGCCGAAACTGAAACTGGAAATCAGCGCCTTCATTCCCAAGGGGTATATCGGCGACTCCTTTCAGCGCATCGCCATCTACAAGCGGCTTTTGGGTGTGGAAAGGGAAGAGGAGCTTGAGGAGCTGCGAGCGGAGTTAAAGGACCGGTTTGGCTCTTACCCAGCAGTTGTGGAAAATCTTTTCCAAATGGCTTTGGTGCGGCTGCGTTGCCGGCAAAAAGGAGTTCTTGAGGTGAGCCTGAAAGGGGGGAGGGCAACAGTGGTTACACCAGAGCAAACATTCAGCCTTGAAGGCGGTTTAACTGAGCTTCTTGAGTTCCTGAATAAGGTCAGGTTGTAA
- a CDS encoding tetratricopeptide repeat protein — protein MTYLRRSILTIVALWSITWAQSVPLDALLRGGRIHYQGGRYERAREQFQKALEQYGTTADNTTLANIHLWLGMCDAQLNQLSPAAEHFLTALERDSTIAADIQKDEEQSHWVWTALIAASRENLNAGNPQKAVAYARAALLIDPAKSQTYTLIANAYSALGKYEDMLKTAQEMLALNTGSAEAYSLIGLYFLQKPDSLFSKEGRRTRWDSTRYYYQKALDIYQARLDSAQKELTNLLKESDAERVRAIASQLVEKQRYAPPEDLKRYIEKDLGQAKQLTQIAQVTSKMFYASNNINVTAARLGSALLRASAETKGDTSNQYRDAAESYFLLALQHDPYDYTTLFNLGISQYQAKKDSLAMVSFIKVIENTVVPVSRLPEQTRSLLFSQVSAEIVPQGYLEITSPLEKTIDSTLSRLGYKGGGFVYLYFPQLREQKDFIPLTPADTAGIFLSNQHPLQLENIYLLLGVSQTGLGLAFIEGKRKEEGKTLLKQAIANLTITTKINPNNAEAYLNLVHCFRESGDKEKAAWAYEMYKKLSK, from the coding sequence ATGACTTACCTTCGCCGGTCAATTTTGACCATTGTTGCCCTGTGGAGCATAACCTGGGCACAAAGCGTGCCGCTGGATGCGCTTTTACGGGGCGGACGGATACATTATCAGGGGGGGCGTTATGAGCGGGCGCGCGAGCAGTTTCAGAAGGCGCTTGAGCAATACGGTACCACCGCTGATAACACCACCCTTGCCAATATCCATCTCTGGCTCGGAATGTGCGATGCCCAGTTGAATCAACTCTCGCCCGCAGCCGAGCACTTCCTCACTGCGCTTGAGCGCGACTCCACCATCGCCGCCGACATCCAGAAGGACGAGGAACAGAGCCACTGGGTCTGGACCGCCCTCATCGCCGCCAGCCGGGAAAACCTTAATGCCGGCAATCCCCAAAAGGCGGTTGCCTATGCCCGTGCTGCACTTCTGATTGACCCTGCCAAATCCCAGACCTACACCCTGATTGCCAACGCCTACAGCGCTCTGGGCAAATATGAAGACATGCTCAAGACGGCACAGGAGATGCTGGCGCTCAACACCGGTAGCGCCGAAGCATATTCGCTCATTGGACTCTACTTTTTGCAGAAGCCGGACAGCCTCTTCTCCAAAGAAGGGAGGCGCACCCGCTGGGACTCAACCAGATATTATTATCAAAAGGCGCTGGATATTTACCAGGCAAGGCTGGACAGCGCCCAAAAGGAGTTGACCAACCTTTTAAAAGAGAGCGATGCCGAAAGGGTGCGCGCCATCGCCAGCCAACTGGTGGAAAAGCAGCGCTATGCCCCGCCTGAGGACCTCAAGCGCTATATTGAAAAGGATTTGGGTCAGGCAAAGCAGCTAACCCAGATTGCCCAGGTGACATCCAAGATGTTTTATGCCTCAAACAACATCAATGTCACCGCTGCCCGGCTTGGCAGTGCGCTCCTGCGTGCCTCCGCAGAAACCAAGGGTGACACCTCCAACCAGTATCGGGACGCTGCGGAATCCTATTTCCTCCTGGCGCTCCAACACGACCCTTACGACTACACCACCCTCTTTAACCTCGGCATCAGCCAGTATCAGGCGAAAAAGGACAGCCTGGCAATGGTCTCATTCATTAAGGTGATTGAAAACACCGTTGTTCCGGTAAGCCGTCTCCCTGAACAGACGCGCAGCCTGCTCTTTTCTCAAGTATCTGCCGAAATCGTCCCCCAGGGCTATCTGGAAATCACCAGTCCGCTTGAAAAGACAATCGACAGCACCCTTTCCCGCCTTGGTTATAAAGGGGGTGGCTTTGTCTATCTCTACTTCCCGCAACTGCGGGAGCAAAAGGACTTCATTCCCTTGACACCGGCTGACACCGCGGGCATCTTTCTCAGCAATCAGCACCCCCTCCAGTTAGAGAATATCTATCTCTTGCTCGGGGTAAGTCAGACCGGCTTGGGTCTTGCTTTCATTGAGGGGAAAAGAAAGGAGGAAGGCAAGACCCTCTTAAAACAGGCAATTGCCAACCTGACGATAACGACAAAGATTAACCCAAACAATGCCGAAGCCTATCTCAACCTTGTCCACTGCTTTCGGGAAAGCGGGGATAAGGAAAAGGCGGCGTGGGCATACGAAATGTATAAAAAATTGAGCAAATGA
- the raiA gene encoding ribosome-associated translation inhibitor RaiA, protein MQINITGRHFEITPHLRDYVNKKMEKLAKFDHQISKGEIILFRDRAFDVAEGKVHSGHFVFAAKGHGNDMYQAINDLADKITIQLERHLEKIRARRRHAGREKPKL, encoded by the coding sequence ATGCAAATCAATATTACCGGTCGTCATTTTGAAATCACACCTCACCTCCGTGATTATGTAAACAAAAAAATGGAAAAACTTGCCAAATTTGACCATCAGATTTCCAAGGGAGAAATCATTCTTTTCCGTGACCGGGCATTTGATGTGGCTGAAGGCAAAGTCCACTCTGGCCACTTTGTTTTTGCTGCCAAAGGCCATGGCAACGATATGTATCAGGCGATAAACGATCTCGCCGACAAAATTACCATCCAGTTGGAACGACACCTTGAAAAAATTCGCGCCCGACGCCGCCACGCCGGGAGAGAAAAACCAAAGTTGTAA
- the recR gene encoding recombination mediator RecR: protein MKDSLGRLVDVLTSLPGIGRKSAQRIAFHLLKNPDNGKVLVAAVESAINQLHLCPLCFNFTEDALCPICADKKRDHSTICVVEEPQDVFVLEQTGEHRGTYHVLGGVLSPLDNVGPESLHIKELVERVRREKIVEIIVATNPTVEGEATANYIAQLLKPLGVRVSRIARGIPVGGDLELADRETISRAFEGRREL, encoded by the coding sequence ATGAAGGATTCGCTTGGGCGCCTGGTTGATGTATTAACATCACTGCCGGGTATCGGGAGGAAATCGGCTCAGCGCATCGCCTTCCACCTCTTAAAAAATCCTGATAATGGTAAGGTATTAGTTGCTGCTGTTGAAAGTGCGATAAACCAGCTCCATCTCTGCCCGCTCTGCTTCAACTTCACCGAAGATGCCCTCTGCCCTATCTGCGCTGACAAAAAACGGGACCATTCAACTATATGTGTTGTTGAAGAGCCCCAAGATGTGTTCGTGCTCGAACAAACTGGCGAGCATCGCGGCACCTACCATGTCCTTGGCGGGGTCCTCTCGCCGCTTGATAATGTCGGACCCGAAAGCCTTCACATTAAAGAACTCGTTGAGCGTGTTCGCAGAGAAAAGATTGTCGAGATAATCGTGGCCACCAATCCGACAGTTGAGGGCGAGGCAACCGCAAATTACATCGCCCAACTTTTAAAACCGTTAGGTGTCAGGGTCAGCCGCATTGCCCGGGGCATACCTGTTGGTGGTGACTTGGAACTCGCGGATCGGGAAACCATCTCCCGGGCATTTGAGGGAAGGCGGGAACTTTAA
- the dnaX gene encoding DNA polymerase III subunit gamma/tau translates to MESRQVLTLKYRPQTFAELLIQDHVKNTLTKAIEHNRLANAYIFAGPRGVGKTTSARILAKSLNCLAYQKPTTTPCNKCSACVEITNSRSLDVLEIDGASNRGIDQVRELRENIKYAPASLRYKVYIIDEVHMLTKEAFNALLKTLEEPPPHAKFIFATTAPHEVPLTILSRCQRFDFRKATPGEIVQRLQWIAEKENIKISSEALSAIARRADGAIRDAEGLLDLLSTYSPEGIELSHVEELLGIVPTNIFFEYAEMIAAGNPKPMIEFIENLFTSGYDLMEFYAGAVNHFRNLLWAKLGITSPDSALLPEEVARLNNQAQRFTSKQLMKIVDLLSRNEEKAKNSLLPKILLEIITLELMELEPNNHSQEPVSPHDKVTNPPLPDPPPAKNDEEASAIWSKTLKKIHTYRSSLAKVLNFLTPISWKDNTLTIAFAPEHKGNIHHFESHREKIERFLSEVTGITARIEVVVHPTIPQVDNINTKVREIFGEVEEK, encoded by the coding sequence ATGGAGAGCCGCCAGGTCTTAACCCTGAAATACCGACCCCAAACATTCGCCGAACTCCTGATACAGGACCATGTCAAAAACACCCTCACCAAGGCGATTGAGCATAACCGGCTCGCCAACGCCTATATCTTTGCTGGTCCCAGGGGAGTAGGGAAAACCACCAGTGCCAGAATCCTTGCCAAAAGCCTCAACTGCCTTGCCTATCAAAAACCAACCACTACCCCGTGCAACAAATGCTCTGCATGTGTGGAAATCACCAATTCCCGCAGCCTTGATGTCTTAGAGATCGATGGTGCCTCCAACCGCGGGATTGACCAGGTGCGGGAACTAAGGGAAAACATCAAATATGCACCGGCAAGCCTGCGCTACAAGGTGTATATCATTGACGAGGTCCATATGCTCACCAAGGAGGCGTTCAATGCCCTCCTCAAGACGCTTGAGGAGCCACCACCCCATGCCAAATTCATCTTTGCCACCACCGCTCCTCACGAGGTTCCCCTCACCATTCTCTCCCGGTGCCAGCGGTTTGACTTTCGGAAGGCAACACCTGGAGAAATCGTCCAGCGTCTGCAATGGATCGCCGAAAAGGAAAACATCAAAATCAGCTCCGAGGCGTTAAGCGCTATTGCCCGGCGTGCGGATGGGGCAATTCGTGATGCCGAAGGGCTCTTAGACCTACTCTCCACCTACAGCCCTGAGGGAATTGAACTGTCCCATGTGGAAGAGCTACTCGGCATCGTACCCACAAACATCTTCTTTGAATACGCCGAGATGATTGCCGCTGGTAACCCCAAGCCGATGATTGAATTCATTGAAAATCTTTTTACCTCCGGTTACGACCTGATGGAGTTTTACGCGGGTGCTGTCAACCATTTCCGCAACCTCCTTTGGGCAAAACTTGGTATTACGAGTCCTGACTCCGCACTATTGCCCGAAGAGGTTGCCCGCCTTAATAACCAGGCACAACGCTTTACCTCCAAGCAGTTGATGAAAATAGTTGACCTCCTGAGCCGAAACGAGGAAAAAGCCAAAAACTCCCTTCTGCCCAAAATCCTTCTTGAGATCATCACCCTGGAACTTATGGAATTAGAGCCAAATAATCATTCGCAAGAACCTGTCTCCCCGCACGACAAGGTAACCAACCCCCCGCTGCCCGACCCACCACCAGCAAAAAATGATGAGGAAGCGAGCGCCATCTGGTCAAAAACCCTTAAGAAAATCCATACCTACCGCTCCTCTTTGGCAAAGGTGTTGAATTTTCTAACCCCTATATCCTGGAAAGACAATACCCTTACCATCGCCTTCGCACCTGAACACAAGGGAAACATCCACCATTTTGAAAGCCATCGGGAGAAAATTGAACGGTTCCTCTCAGAAGTAACCGGCATTACTGCCCGCATAGAGGTAGTAGTCCACCCCACCATCCCCCAAGTGGACAACATCAACACCAAGGTTAGAGAAATCTTTGGCGAGGTGGAGGAAAAATGA